The segment CTCGGATCAGAGAATTGATGGCATCTCGGAGCGGCCAGATCGATCGACGTAGCGTTAAAAGTTCTCGCTTGACGTGATGAATTTTTTCTAATGTCTGCCGACTTGGACTCTCAACGACTTCTTCTTCGAGTTCTTCAATTTCCTCTCCATAGACTTCGAGAATTGGGAAAAAGCCATCCACGATCGCGTCTAGTAAGGCATAGGCAAGATAATCTGCATTGCGTTTGCGAATCGAACCTTTTCCAGAACGAATGCGATCGCGCACGATACCAAAGCAGTCATGTTTCGATTCTTCCTGAACCGATAAAACGTAATGTTTGCCCAGAATCAAACTCACCTGTTCTGAATAAAATCCTTTGCCTGACTCTTTCAAAACGACCATTCGCGTAATAATGACCACCTGGTCGTCGTATTCCTCCATTTTTGGACGCTGCGGCACATTCACCACGTCTTCCAACAACAGCGGATGCAGACTAAAGACTCGTCCCAGTCGCAGCAAGATATCTTCACTCCCTAAGCCACGCACATCGACCCAAGAAACCGATTCTGTATCAAGGTAAGGTTGGCATTTTTCAGGTTGATCAATGGGCAAACGCACAGCATTTTCCTCGTTGTAATCGATCAGATCAATCACTGGAGGTTCTGCGTCTTTGGGAATTGTTAGCGTTCCAGGAACCGTTCCGGGAGCATCGTAGTGATATTCGATCGATTGATCGTCATCGTCCGGATCGACGACCAGACTCGTCAGTTGAATTCGCTTTCCTACCATGCTCAATCCCCTTACAATCAACAGAAGTCTTTCTACTGTAATCGAATCAAACTCAGCTATAACTAATACCTGATATGCTTCGATCGACTTTGAACAAGGGAGTGCCCTTTGACTGAATCGCCCGACAACTCTTCTTCTGCATTAGGACGATGGAGCCGACGCTTGATTGCCGCCATTTTACTGGGGGGACAAGTGATCGTCCATTTGTTGTCCCGTAAACTGAATCGTCGAAATACAGTGGAGCAGATGGCAGCCGTAGGCCCAGAATCGCTGTTGATTGCATTGTTGACGGCGATGTTTGTCGGCGCTGTATTTACGATTCAAGTCGCTCGCGAGTTTATTAATTTGGGTGCTGGAACGGCAGTTGGCGGAGTTTTGGCAATTTCGCTGTCCCGCGAGTTAGCTCCGGTTCTGACTGCGGTAATTTTAGCGGGACGGGTGGGGTCGGCATTTGCAGCAGAAATCGGGACAATGCGAGTGACAGAGCAGATTGATGCTTTGTATATGTTGAGAACTGATCCGATCGATTATCTGGTCATCCCCCGTGTGATTGCGTGCTGTTTGATGTTGCCGATTTTGACCTTGCTCTCTCTCGTAACAGGGATGACAGGGGGAATGTTTATTGCGGAATGGCTGTATGGCATCTCGCATAATGTTTTTCTGAATTCGGCAAAAAATTTCTTAAGTGTGTGGGATTTATGCAGTTCGCCGATTAAGGGATTTGTGTTTGGAGCGTTGATTGCGGTCATTGGTTCGAGTTGGGGACTAACGACAACCGGAGGCGCGAAAGGAGTGGGACAATCCACAACAACTGCCGTTGTCACGTCGCTGCTAGCCATTTTTGTCGTGAATTTCTTCTTGTCTTGGTTAATGTTTCAAGGCCCAGGACAGGCGCTTGGGCGAGGATTGTAGTTGTTTTCTGCAAAATTCATACGATTGATTGACAGTTTTTCTACTCAGAACGTCTGTACTTCTTGCAGATTTTTCTGTATCTTTATGGGCATCAGGGAAAATCTAGTCAGAAAGATCTTGACGCTTGACTATATGTAGTGTTTTATAGTGAAGCGGCTTGGAAAGAGACGCTATATCTAAATTCATTCGCCCTAATTTAGAGAGATAACCCCTATGGTTTCGCAAGTTGAGACACCGACGTTTGATGCACCACGATCGCGCAATCTGAGCGTGGAAGGATTGGTGCAGGTGTTTACCTCGTTTCATCGCAGTTTTTTTACTGGGGTGATGGCGCAGGCGATGCGGATTGCAGGGCAGGGCACACCTGTTTTGGTGGTGCAGTTTCTCAAAGGGGGCATCGGGCAGGGATACGATCGACCGATGCAGTTGAGCCAGAATCTCGATTGGATTCGGTGCAATGTGGTGCGGTGCATTGACACCCCTCAGATTGATCCACAAGAAGCGCGATCGCTGTTAGAGCTTTGGCAGCATACCCGCCGAGTTGTTGAGCAAAATCGTTACGACTTAGTGGTTTTAGACGAGCTAAGTTTAGCGATTCATTTTGGGTTTATTCCTGAGGTTGAAGTGCTTGACTTTTTGCAAAATCGCCCGCGTCATGTGGATGTGATTTTGACGGGACCTGATATGCCTGAAGCGATTTTAGATGTAGCCGATCAAATCACAGAACTGCGCCGCACTCACCAACCGTAGGATGATTTTGGCACCTGAATCCAAAATCCCGAATTCAAACTCCCCAATCTAAAACAAACAGCGTCATGATCAAGAACGACACCTGGATTTCGCAGATGGCACAAGAGGGCATGATTACACCTTTTGAGCCTCAGCTTGTACGCCGTGCTGAAGGGCTGCCTGTGATTTCGTACGGGTTGAGCAGTTACGGATATGATTTGCGCTTGTCGGCTTCTGAGTTTCGGATCTTTAAGCACATTCCAGGAACGGTGGTTGATCCGAAGAATTTTAGCGATGCAAATCTGGAACCTGCCCCCTTGCATCACGATGAGAATGGAAGCTTCTTTATTTTGCCTGCTCATTCTTATGGGTTGGGTGTGGCGTTGGAGCGGTTGGAAGTGCCGGATAATGTGACGGTAATTTGTATTGGCAAATCGACTTATGCGCGGATTGGATTGATTGCGAATTTGACTCCGGCAGAAGCAGGCTGGAGAGGGCATTTGACGCTTGAGTTCTCGAATTCGTCGAGTGCAGATTGTCGGATTTATGCCAATGAAGGCATTGTGCAATTGCTGTTCTTAGAAGGGTTGCCCTGTGCGGTGAGTTATGACGATCGACGCGGTAAATATCAAGATCAAGTTGAACGGGTGACCTTAGCACGAGTCTAAATTCTGGTTTGCGGATTTGCCAATTGAAGCTGTGGCGTTGTACAGGCGGGATATCCTGCTTGAGGTAGCGCCGCAGCTTTTTTAGGTTCATGGCTCTTGGTGCTTATGATGGATAGACCGCTGCATGAATGCCTTAGCAAATTTCATTCAGAGAGGATTTTCGATTCATCTCGTCATTGCTGAATGATGTCTTCTTATCCGTCGAATCTATTACACCGTTTCTTACAACTCGCGATCGTCAATATCATCTCGAATCTGCTCGTTCCGATCGCGGGCCTGCTCGATGTGGCATTTCTTGGACATTTGACTGAAATTCGTCACTTGGCAGGAGTCGCGATCGCGACTGTAATTTTTAACTATTTGTACTGGACGTTCGGATTTCTCCGCATGGGAACGACCGGGATGACCGCACAGGCGATCGGGCGCAATGATCCAGAAGCGGTCAGAATGATTGCGCTGCGTAATGGCGGAATTGCGATCGCAATTGGCATCTTGATTCTGATCTTTCAAACTCCTCTGCAAACGCTCGGGTTTGCCCTTCTCAGCGCGACTCCAGAAGTCAAAGCATCGGGGCAGGCTTTCTACAATGCACTGATTTGGGGTGCGCCTGCGACCTTAGTGAACTTTGTCTTGATCGGGTGGTTTTTAGGGCGATCGCAAAGTGGGAAAGTTCTGCTCTT is part of the Leptolyngbya boryana PCC 6306 genome and harbors:
- the corA gene encoding magnesium/cobalt transporter CorA; translated protein: MVGKRIQLTSLVVDPDDDDQSIEYHYDAPGTVPGTLTIPKDAEPPVIDLIDYNEENAVRLPIDQPEKCQPYLDTESVSWVDVRGLGSEDILLRLGRVFSLHPLLLEDVVNVPQRPKMEEYDDQVVIITRMVVLKESGKGFYSEQVSLILGKHYVLSVQEESKHDCFGIVRDRIRSGKGSIRKRNADYLAYALLDAIVDGFFPILEVYGEEIEELEEEVVESPSRQTLEKIHHVKRELLTLRRSIWPLRDAINSLIRDSSNDLVSEEAKIYLRDCYDHTVQVLDMVETYRELAASLMDVYLSSVSNRMNEIMKVLTVISTIFIPLTFVAGVYGMNFNPEKSPLNMPELNWYWGYPVCWAVMLSIAIALVFYFKRKGWFEDFATTVKK
- a CDS encoding MlaE family lipid ABC transporter permease subunit; amino-acid sequence: MTESPDNSSSALGRWSRRLIAAILLGGQVIVHLLSRKLNRRNTVEQMAAVGPESLLIALLTAMFVGAVFTIQVAREFINLGAGTAVGGVLAISLSRELAPVLTAVILAGRVGSAFAAEIGTMRVTEQIDALYMLRTDPIDYLVIPRVIACCLMLPILTLLSLVTGMTGGMFIAEWLYGISHNVFLNSAKNFLSVWDLCSSPIKGFVFGALIAVIGSSWGLTTTGGAKGVGQSTTTAVVTSLLAIFVVNFFLSWLMFQGPGQALGRGL
- a CDS encoding P-loop NTPase family protein — translated: MVSQVETPTFDAPRSRNLSVEGLVQVFTSFHRSFFTGVMAQAMRIAGQGTPVLVVQFLKGGIGQGYDRPMQLSQNLDWIRCNVVRCIDTPQIDPQEARSLLELWQHTRRVVEQNRYDLVVLDELSLAIHFGFIPEVEVLDFLQNRPRHVDVILTGPDMPEAILDVADQITELRRTHQP
- the dcd gene encoding dCTP deaminase, which translates into the protein MIKNDTWISQMAQEGMITPFEPQLVRRAEGLPVISYGLSSYGYDLRLSASEFRIFKHIPGTVVDPKNFSDANLEPAPLHHDENGSFFILPAHSYGLGVALERLEVPDNVTVICIGKSTYARIGLIANLTPAEAGWRGHLTLEFSNSSSADCRIYANEGIVQLLFLEGLPCAVSYDDRRGKYQDQVERVTLARV